From Streptomyces sp. CMB-StM0423, a single genomic window includes:
- a CDS encoding GntR family transcriptional regulator: MSRDQPSATSARAERDRVADALRARIDSGELRPGDSLPTQQALMDEFEVERGVVRKALALLKSEHRLAGVGRGSPPTVAEQRLADAEAPRPAGVELADRIKLAFQATDVTLDVLNLTTETLTQALAPTIMPIATGEQRAPASITARVLVPSPDAHLAIPRLTSESADDDRPLQRLHELVELHARSLHHTLRNLRERNLVPQVSVEVRGVPLTPTSKLYVLNGTEALMGYYRVLPRQVEYRNEMMAIYDVLGLNAPLFHYSAGPESRDEYDAAFVEQSQLWFESLWTSIAVPYPIYY; this comes from the coding sequence GTGAGCAGGGACCAACCTTCGGCAACCAGCGCCCGAGCCGAACGCGACCGCGTCGCCGACGCACTGCGCGCACGCATCGACTCCGGCGAACTCCGCCCGGGCGACAGCCTGCCGACGCAGCAAGCCCTGATGGACGAGTTCGAGGTCGAACGCGGCGTGGTCCGCAAGGCCCTCGCCCTCCTCAAGAGCGAACACCGCCTCGCCGGCGTAGGCCGAGGCTCACCCCCCACGGTGGCGGAGCAGCGCCTTGCGGACGCGGAGGCGCCGCGCCCCGCCGGGGTCGAGTTGGCGGACCGCATCAAACTGGCGTTTCAGGCCACCGATGTGACGCTCGACGTCCTCAACCTGACGACGGAAACGCTCACCCAGGCGCTGGCACCGACGATCATGCCCATCGCCACCGGCGAGCAACGCGCGCCGGCCTCGATCACCGCTCGCGTCCTGGTGCCCAGCCCGGACGCGCACCTCGCCATTCCCCGGCTGACCAGCGAGTCCGCGGACGACGACCGGCCCCTGCAACGCCTGCACGAGCTGGTGGAGTTGCACGCACGCAGCCTCCACCACACCTTGCGCAATCTGCGCGAGCGCAACCTCGTACCCCAGGTGTCCGTCGAGGTCAGGGGTGTCCCGCTCACCCCCACGAGCAAGCTCTACGTCCTCAACGGCACCGAGGCGCTGATGGGTTACTACCGGGTACTGCCACGGCAGGTGGAGTACAGGAACGAGATGATGGCGATCTACGACGTCCTCGGTCTCAACGCCCCGCTGTTCCACTACTCCGCGGGTCCCGAGAGCCGTGACGAATACGACGCGGCCTTCGTCGAGCAGTCCCAGTTGTGGTTCGAGTCGCTGTGGACGAGTATCGCCGTGCCGTACCCCATCTACTACTGA